In Dioscorea cayenensis subsp. rotundata cultivar TDr96_F1 chromosome 11, TDr96_F1_v2_PseudoChromosome.rev07_lg8_w22 25.fasta, whole genome shotgun sequence, a single genomic region encodes these proteins:
- the LOC120272328 gene encoding K(+) efflux antiporter 5-like: MAIDARAVLLMGLSIVCAVMHPWESVDARPDKATREKFYGALVMGSAPQKSGDGTIADMFDKVLEKEFSENEAPEDKGLGCCV; this comes from the coding sequence ATGGCGATCGATGCGCGAGCTGTGCTATTGATGGGCCTTTCGATTGTATGCGCTGTCATGCACCCTTGGGAATCCGTGGATGCTAGACCCGACAAGGCAACGAGGGAGAAGTTCTACGGTGCTCTAGTAATGGGATCAGCTCCTCAGAAATCCGGGGATGGAACCATTGCTGATATGTTTGATAAAGTGCTCGAGAAGGAGTTCTCTGAGAACGAGGCCCCCGAAGATAAGGGTTTGGGATGTTGTGTTTGA